Proteins from a single region of Nitrososphaerota archaeon:
- the polC gene encoding DNA polymerase II large subunit, whose product MSFSADLAWDRVRTLAPFPSHLDSYYRDILSQYEAAHSTASTARLMGHDPVGVVESKTVFDLADRVNQMLRLDQFEGLVDRLRELLHTTSKERAALTISQEIALGKFGALERHEALSYGVRAGLAVMTDGVTVAPLEGISGVTIKQNDDNSDYASVSYAGPMRSAGGTEAGFSLVIADATAKKLGLSNYRARQEEIDRFAEELRIYERDVGNFQYKVTDEDIRRAISNLPVEIDGIETDPVEVVVHRNLKRVATDRLRGGALRVLNDGVIGRAHKLSKKLSSLNITGWEFLAQIKGGTQQTTNETEKAGAHFEEVISGRAVLSMPRSKGGFRLRYGRSINTGLSTIGIHPAVATLLDYPVVTGTQVKVDLPGKAATIAFVDSIEGPTILTKDGSVVRVNTVAQAEEIHDALSKVIDLGDVLISYGDFLENNKPLQPSPYVPEWWAQDLAKALAGIPGADNLLAATGLALERARALAASPTTFPTAAEAIAISRSLGIPLHPFHTPRLDRVGSSDLAGLRKSAKLEGHTVVIDAEVPHTRWVLNTCLIEHTMEGGTAVVRGDAALVLRTLLRLDEPDLMIPVEDPDYVRHLSGIQLGRQSTTTIGIRVGRPEKAMMRRMKPPVHALFPVGYEGGSMRDVFSAAKVGRVEIEVINLYCRKCGERRLDARCQVCGEETEPYMACPRCSAATQDIACPNCKTKTLPYSKFDFDFRSKLEGIRAKIPYSSTKPVKCVRGLTSVSKVPEALEKGIIRSRHGVFVYKDGTLRIDATNEPLTHFRPRDVKGDLGTLFRLGYERDTDGAPLQRDDQVLELKPQDIIVPADIGNDLVKMAQCVDDELQSLYGLDTFYHVAKPDDLLGKLIIGLAPHTSVGVVGRIVGFSATEVCLANPYWHSAKRRDCDGDGDSLLLLLDALLNFSLQYVPAQIGGYMDTPLLIQPVILPAEVDEQAHNFDIVASYPLEFYEKTLESPPAASVAAMIESIGSRLESDTQFYGYRFTHPTSSITIKRPRASYSTLRTLNEKIAKQIEVASLVEAVSTRDVVESIIKTHLIRDIMGNAKKYATQAFKCRSCGLTLRRPPLAAKCPSCGGEIKGTLTRASVEKYLYIAQKLARDYDVDSYLRSRLDMLQRELDQLFQGPRKADQLELTDFLKPALAE is encoded by the coding sequence ATGTCTTTCTCTGCCGACCTCGCCTGGGACCGAGTCAGGACCCTCGCCCCGTTCCCTAGCCACCTCGATTCGTACTACCGCGACATCCTCTCGCAATACGAAGCGGCTCACAGCACGGCCTCGACCGCGAGGCTGATGGGGCACGATCCAGTCGGGGTGGTGGAAAGCAAAACCGTCTTCGACCTAGCAGACCGGGTCAATCAAATGCTCCGCCTGGACCAATTCGAGGGTCTGGTTGATCGGCTCCGCGAGCTCCTCCATACCACATCCAAGGAGAGGGCGGCCCTCACCATATCACAGGAAATCGCGCTAGGGAAGTTCGGGGCTCTCGAGAGGCACGAAGCGCTCAGCTATGGCGTCAGGGCCGGCCTCGCTGTGATGACCGACGGGGTCACCGTTGCGCCCCTGGAAGGGATCTCAGGAGTCACGATAAAACAGAACGACGACAACAGCGACTACGCGTCAGTCTCCTACGCAGGGCCGATGAGGTCAGCGGGCGGGACCGAAGCCGGCTTCTCACTGGTGATAGCGGACGCGACGGCCAAGAAGCTCGGCCTGAGCAACTACCGCGCCCGCCAGGAAGAGATTGACCGTTTCGCCGAAGAGCTCAGAATATACGAGCGCGACGTCGGCAACTTCCAGTATAAGGTCACCGACGAAGACATCCGGCGCGCCATATCGAACCTCCCGGTAGAAATCGACGGAATAGAGACAGATCCCGTCGAGGTGGTGGTCCATCGGAACCTAAAGCGGGTCGCCACAGACAGGTTGCGCGGCGGAGCCCTCAGAGTGCTCAACGACGGGGTAATCGGCCGCGCCCACAAGCTTTCAAAGAAGCTCTCGAGCCTCAACATCACGGGCTGGGAGTTCCTCGCGCAGATTAAGGGGGGGACACAGCAGACCACGAACGAGACGGAGAAGGCGGGCGCCCATTTTGAAGAGGTAATCTCAGGAAGGGCCGTCCTGTCCATGCCGAGAAGCAAGGGGGGATTTAGGCTCCGTTACGGCAGGTCGATTAACACCGGTCTCTCGACCATTGGGATTCATCCCGCGGTGGCGACCCTGCTCGACTATCCGGTGGTCACCGGGACCCAAGTGAAGGTCGACCTACCAGGAAAGGCGGCGACCATAGCTTTCGTCGACTCAATCGAGGGGCCCACCATCCTGACAAAAGACGGAAGCGTGGTCAGGGTGAACACCGTGGCCCAAGCGGAAGAGATACACGACGCCCTGTCCAAGGTTATCGACCTCGGTGACGTCCTCATCAGCTACGGGGACTTTCTAGAAAACAACAAGCCACTCCAACCATCGCCCTACGTTCCCGAGTGGTGGGCTCAAGACCTAGCGAAGGCGCTAGCCGGGATTCCAGGAGCCGATAATCTCCTCGCAGCCACAGGCCTGGCGCTGGAAAGAGCGCGAGCGCTCGCGGCTTCCCCGACAACGTTCCCCACGGCCGCAGAGGCTATCGCAATCTCCAGGTCGCTCGGCATACCACTCCATCCCTTCCACACCCCTCGCTTAGACCGGGTGGGATCATCCGACCTAGCCGGACTGAGGAAGAGCGCAAAGTTGGAAGGCCATACCGTCGTCATCGACGCCGAGGTCCCCCACACACGCTGGGTCCTCAATACATGTTTAATCGAACACACAATGGAAGGGGGCACAGCCGTGGTACGAGGGGATGCTGCACTCGTCCTCCGGACCCTCCTCAGGCTCGACGAACCCGATCTCATGATCCCCGTCGAAGACCCCGATTACGTAAGGCACCTCTCAGGGATACAGCTGGGGCGCCAGAGCACCACCACCATTGGTATCAGGGTGGGGAGACCAGAGAAGGCCATGATGAGGCGGATGAAGCCTCCGGTGCACGCGCTCTTCCCGGTCGGATACGAGGGGGGGTCGATGAGGGATGTCTTCTCAGCCGCCAAGGTAGGCCGGGTAGAAATCGAGGTCATCAACCTGTACTGCCGGAAATGCGGAGAGAGGCGGCTCGACGCGAGATGTCAGGTCTGCGGAGAGGAGACCGAGCCTTACATGGCCTGCCCAAGGTGCAGCGCCGCCACTCAGGATATAGCGTGCCCGAACTGCAAGACGAAGACCCTCCCCTACTCCAAGTTCGACTTCGATTTCCGCTCGAAACTAGAAGGCATCAGGGCGAAAATCCCCTACTCGTCTACCAAACCGGTGAAGTGTGTGAGGGGACTGACGAGCGTCTCGAAGGTCCCCGAGGCCCTGGAAAAGGGAATCATCAGGAGCAGGCACGGGGTGTTCGTCTACAAGGACGGCACCCTGCGGATTGACGCGACTAACGAGCCCCTTACGCATTTCAGGCCCAGGGACGTAAAGGGGGATTTGGGGACCCTCTTCCGCCTCGGATACGAGCGCGACACCGACGGAGCACCGCTTCAACGAGACGACCAAGTCCTTGAACTAAAGCCCCAGGACATCATCGTCCCAGCCGACATCGGGAACGACCTTGTCAAAATGGCTCAGTGCGTCGACGACGAGCTGCAGAGTCTCTACGGTCTCGACACATTCTACCACGTGGCAAAGCCTGACGACTTGCTGGGGAAGCTCATCATCGGGCTCGCGCCTCATACGTCTGTGGGAGTCGTAGGAAGGATCGTCGGTTTCTCCGCCACGGAGGTCTGCCTCGCCAACCCCTACTGGCACTCGGCGAAGAGGCGGGACTGCGACGGGGACGGGGACTCTCTCCTCCTGCTGCTCGACGCGTTGCTGAACTTCTCGCTCCAGTACGTCCCGGCGCAAATCGGTGGGTACATGGATACACCACTGCTCATCCAACCGGTGATTCTCCCTGCCGAAGTCGACGAGCAGGCCCACAACTTCGACATCGTTGCATCCTATCCCCTCGAGTTCTACGAGAAGACCCTAGAATCCCCGCCGGCGGCTTCGGTCGCTGCTATGATAGAGAGCATCGGGTCGCGCCTTGAGAGCGACACGCAGTTCTACGGCTACAGATTCACCCACCCCACCAGCTCTATAACGATTAAGCGCCCCAGGGCGTCCTACTCCACCCTTCGGACGCTCAACGAGAAAATCGCGAAGCAGATAGAAGTCGCTTCCCTGGTGGAAGCGGTGTCGACCCGGGACGTGGTGGAATCCATCATCAAGACCCACCTCATCAGGGACATCATGGGGAACGCGAAGAAGTACGCCACCCAGGCCTTCAAATGCAGGAGCTGCGGCTTGACCCTGCGACGCCCGCCTCTCGCGGCCAAGTGCCCAAGCTGCGGTGGGGAAATCAAAGGGACGCTCACCCGGGCATCGGTCGAAAAATACCTCTACATCGCCCAGAAGCTCGCCCGCGACTACGACGTCGACTCATATCTCAGGAGCCGGCTGGATATGCTCCAGAGGGAGTTGGACCAGCTCTTCCAGGGTCCGAGGAAGGCTGATCAGCTCGAGTTGACCGACTTCTTGAAGCCCGCTCTAGCCGAATGA
- a CDS encoding ABC transporter ATP-binding protein — protein sequence MATSNGLCIQLSHVSKAYGSIPALNDLSFEIPIGGRFALLGPNGAGKSTTLKLLIGSLRPDSGSVKILGSPPDSRAAKSAVGYLPEDALPYRMLSVRENLEYIGALRGVTDVRGRTDFLLDELDLRQYERSNVGRLSRGNTQKLAIALSLIHSPKVLLLDEPLNYLDIPTQETVIGLLDRLEGTHLISTHIMSIANRLTDSVVMISKGMFLWEGTIEELRKKGTPEEPIEKVVARMMTGAA from the coding sequence ATGGCCACGTCGAACGGGCTCTGTATCCAGCTCTCCCACGTCAGCAAGGCTTACGGCTCAATCCCGGCTCTGAACGACTTGAGCTTCGAAATCCCAATAGGAGGGAGGTTCGCGCTGCTGGGACCTAACGGCGCCGGGAAGTCGACCACGCTCAAACTGCTCATCGGCTCTCTGCGCCCGGACTCGGGTTCCGTCAAAATCCTCGGTTCTCCTCCCGACAGCAGGGCGGCGAAGTCGGCGGTGGGGTACCTTCCCGAGGACGCGCTCCCCTACAGGATGCTTTCGGTGAGGGAGAACCTAGAATACATCGGTGCCCTCAGGGGTGTCACAGACGTCAGGGGACGGACTGACTTCCTTTTGGACGAGCTCGACCTCAGGCAGTACGAGCGGTCGAACGTGGGGAGGCTTTCGAGAGGTAACACACAGAAACTTGCCATCGCCCTTTCTCTGATTCACTCTCCCAAGGTCCTCCTACTCGATGAGCCTCTCAACTACCTCGACATCCCCACCCAGGAGACGGTGATTGGCCTCCTCGACAGGCTGGAGGGGACACACCTCATCTCCACTCACATAATGTCTATCGCCAACAGACTGACAGACAGCGTCGTGATGATATCGAAGGGGATGTTCCTGTGGGAGGGGACCATTGAGGAGCTCAGGAAGAAGGGGACGCCAGAGGAGCCCATAGAGAAGGTGGTGGCGAGGATGATGACCGGTGCAGCTTAG
- a CDS encoding preprotein translocase subunit Sec61beta, which produces MSKKDNAPMPASSAGLLTFFNEETQGVKIRPEIVLIGSIALIAVSIVLNAFFA; this is translated from the coding sequence ATGAGCAAGAAAGACAACGCCCCGATGCCGGCATCTAGCGCAGGTCTTCTCACCTTCTTCAACGAAGAAACCCAGGGCGTGAAGATCAGGCCGGAGATAGTCCTCATCGGGTCGATTGCCTTGATAGCGGTCTCGATTGTCCTCAACGCCTTCTTCGCGTGA
- a CDS encoding serine hydroxymethyltransferase, with protein MSSYESEFNSVTDEIRAHERWFSQSLPMIASENLASEPVRKVLSSDLGHRYAEGWPGERVYAGCKYIDQIELRAIALGKKLFRAEHLDVRPVSGVNANLAVYSALTSAGDMMVAMSVPNGGHISHGKKDFGGTAGLVHSLDVSYFAFDKEAMNIDVDATKKRIAALPSLKLAMFGCSLFLFPHPVKELAQAIHDKGGSICYDAAHVAGLIAGGEFQDPLREGAQVMTMSTHKVLFGPQGGAIASTAELAEPLKKAVFPGTTSSHHLNNVAAKAMVFAEFLQFGQKYAKDVVANAQTLAGRLAELGEKVLGEKGGYTMSHQVALDVMRYTDGGVIEKRLEDQNIICNREPIPGDLQAGRHYMNPGGIRLGVSELTRLGMGRSEMKEVAELVHLGLGGAKKEEVVERIKELRKGFQKVKYSFRDTPAYSFG; from the coding sequence ATGTCGTCGTATGAGTCAGAGTTCAATTCGGTGACCGACGAAATCCGCGCCCACGAACGGTGGTTCTCACAGAGCCTCCCGATGATAGCCAGTGAGAACCTCGCCTCCGAGCCGGTGCGAAAGGTCCTGTCCTCGGATCTGGGCCACAGGTACGCCGAAGGGTGGCCCGGGGAGAGGGTCTACGCTGGATGCAAATACATCGACCAGATTGAGCTTCGGGCAATCGCCCTCGGAAAGAAGCTGTTCAGGGCGGAGCACCTCGACGTCAGGCCGGTGTCCGGAGTCAACGCGAACTTGGCCGTCTACTCGGCACTCACGTCTGCAGGAGACATGATGGTGGCTATGTCTGTACCCAACGGAGGACACATCTCTCATGGGAAGAAGGATTTCGGTGGGACGGCCGGGTTGGTTCACTCCCTCGATGTGTCATATTTCGCGTTCGACAAGGAAGCGATGAACATAGATGTGGACGCGACGAAGAAACGTATCGCCGCTCTTCCATCGCTTAAGCTAGCGATGTTTGGGTGTAGCCTGTTCCTGTTCCCGCACCCAGTCAAAGAACTCGCACAAGCCATCCACGACAAGGGAGGGTCCATCTGCTACGATGCGGCTCACGTAGCCGGGCTCATAGCGGGCGGAGAGTTTCAGGACCCACTCAGGGAAGGGGCCCAGGTGATGACGATGAGCACCCACAAAGTCCTCTTCGGGCCTCAGGGAGGAGCCATAGCGTCGACCGCGGAGTTGGCAGAGCCGCTGAAGAAGGCGGTCTTCCCAGGGACGACGAGTAGCCACCACCTCAATAACGTGGCGGCCAAGGCCATGGTCTTCGCGGAGTTCCTTCAGTTCGGCCAGAAGTACGCCAAAGACGTCGTAGCAAACGCCCAGACATTGGCGGGGAGACTCGCCGAGCTTGGCGAGAAGGTGCTGGGAGAGAAGGGCGGCTACACCATGTCACACCAAGTGGCACTCGACGTGATGCGGTATACTGATGGCGGGGTCATTGAGAAACGTTTAGAGGATCAGAACATCATCTGCAACCGAGAGCCCATCCCCGGCGACCTGCAGGCGGGAAGGCACTACATGAACCCGGGGGGAATCAGGCTGGGTGTCTCCGAACTGACGAGGCTGGGGATGGGGAGGTCCGAGATGAAGGAAGTTGCAGAGTTGGTGCACCTGGGCCTGGGCGGGGCGAAGAAGGAGGAGGTCGTTGAGAGGATAAAGGAGCTCAGGAAGGGGTTCCAGAAGGTCAAGTATTCTTTCAGGGACACACCTGCTTATTCATTCGGCTAG
- a CDS encoding HD domain-containing protein produces MKPRPVAEIRDPVHGYVRMTAVEKELIDSPFVQRLRRIHQLAGSYLVYPGATHTRFEHVVGTMHVAGQIAESLVRTSQLEGDEVQEVRVAALLHDVGHGPFSHMYEEVLSGGKIRSHEDISQRVILKTSVGDILRRNGFSPKSMSEFAVGQLRSKPPFMNEMIAGSLSADMMDYLPRDSYFTGVEYGKVDTQRVIDSLHVAGGHLVIDDAALYAYEALLLARYEMFKAVYFHRTVRAAELMLIRAMKLADEVLGLTDLTDMESYLDLTDEVVLHKLVTLEPSNSTLREARRLALGFRDRRLVKCAFERVIQRREVKVGSVFSDEEARGRAVSGIARAAGTNPGDLFLDVPTTPSVPYTYSKEVLKTIGLLRAEGRKRVLRAIPLTDLSLVGSIAGFMDILRVYTSTERRDAVARASVRLFNDPRFLATIADDVGR; encoded by the coding sequence TTGAAGCCGCGCCCCGTTGCAGAAATCAGGGATCCGGTCCACGGGTATGTCAGGATGACCGCCGTAGAGAAGGAACTCATCGACTCTCCCTTCGTCCAGCGTCTCCGGCGGATCCATCAACTTGCGGGGTCCTACCTCGTCTACCCAGGCGCCACCCACACCAGGTTCGAGCACGTGGTGGGGACGATGCACGTCGCCGGTCAGATCGCAGAGTCGCTGGTGCGCACCTCTCAGTTGGAGGGGGACGAGGTGCAGGAAGTGAGAGTAGCGGCGCTTCTCCACGACGTGGGGCACGGCCCCTTCTCACACATGTACGAGGAAGTCCTCTCTGGGGGGAAGATCAGGTCGCACGAGGACATCTCCCAACGGGTGATACTCAAGACCTCGGTCGGCGACATTCTCCGCAGGAACGGGTTCTCTCCGAAGAGTATGTCTGAGTTCGCCGTAGGGCAGCTGAGATCCAAGCCGCCATTCATGAACGAGATGATCGCAGGAAGCCTCAGTGCCGACATGATGGACTATCTCCCTCGCGACTCTTACTTTACCGGAGTTGAGTACGGCAAGGTCGACACTCAGCGGGTGATTGATTCTCTCCACGTAGCCGGGGGGCATCTGGTGATTGACGATGCGGCCCTATACGCCTACGAGGCGCTCCTGCTCGCCCGCTACGAGATGTTCAAGGCCGTCTACTTCCACAGGACAGTCCGGGCTGCTGAGCTAATGCTCATCCGCGCCATGAAGCTCGCCGACGAAGTGCTCGGGTTGACCGACCTAACAGACATGGAAAGCTACCTTGATCTCACAGACGAGGTGGTCCTCCACAAACTGGTCACCCTCGAGCCCTCCAACTCGACCCTACGAGAAGCGAGGCGGTTAGCCCTCGGCTTCCGCGACAGGCGCTTGGTGAAGTGCGCCTTCGAACGAGTCATCCAGAGGAGGGAGGTAAAGGTTGGGAGCGTGTTCTCCGACGAAGAAGCCAGGGGCCGGGCGGTCTCCGGAATCGCTAGGGCAGCGGGGACAAACCCGGGGGACCTCTTCCTCGACGTCCCGACGACCCCATCGGTCCCCTACACATACTCGAAGGAGGTCCTCAAGACCATTGGTCTGCTCAGGGCCGAAGGGAGGAAGCGAGTTCTCAGGGCGATACCACTGACCGACCTCTCCCTAGTCGGGTCCATAGCCGGGTTCATGGACATCCTAAGAGTTTACACCTCAACGGAGAGGAGGGACGCAGTGGCGAGGGCGTCAGTCAGGCTTTTCAATGACCCCCGGTTTCTCGCCACCATCGCCGACGATGTTGGGCGCTAA
- the tmk gene encoding dTMP kinase — protein sequence MSRPLGAFVAIEGVDAVGKMTQTSLLLSHLRAEGLSSRALSFPAYETAIGKEIRRFLAGRVSYPPQARAMLYAANRWEKKAELQEFISKTDAVIVDRYSGSNLAYGISIGLDLKWLMSLESGLPEPDVTLVLDAPLENVMPRRGRGKDSYESNRQLQEKARGAYLRLAAKFGWTVIDADRDIEDVGKSIASIVSTVMEVKRRTI from the coding sequence ATGAGCCGTCCTCTTGGCGCTTTCGTGGCCATTGAGGGGGTAGACGCCGTCGGCAAGATGACGCAGACATCCCTCCTGTTGTCGCACCTTCGGGCCGAAGGGCTCTCAAGCCGCGCCCTGTCATTCCCCGCCTATGAGACGGCCATCGGGAAGGAGATCCGCAGGTTCCTAGCTGGGAGGGTGTCCTACCCCCCGCAGGCAAGGGCCATGCTCTACGCGGCCAACAGATGGGAGAAGAAGGCAGAGCTGCAGGAATTCATCTCGAAAACCGACGCAGTCATAGTCGACAGATACAGCGGATCTAACCTGGCATACGGGATTTCAATAGGTCTCGACTTGAAATGGCTGATGTCTCTCGAGTCGGGCCTCCCTGAGCCTGACGTCACCCTCGTTCTCGACGCACCCTTGGAAAATGTCATGCCCCGGAGGGGAAGGGGAAAGGACTCCTATGAGAGCAACCGGCAGCTCCAGGAGAAGGCACGCGGTGCCTATCTCAGACTGGCCGCGAAGTTCGGGTGGACTGTCATCGACGCCGACAGGGACATCGAAGACGTTGGGAAGTCGATCGCCTCCATCGTCTCAACGGTCATGGAAGTGAAGCGTAGAACCATTTAA
- a CDS encoding DUF2070 family protein — translation MSSTPSSRDSSRNAATEALASRYRHLFVLPSAPRLLVYVGAVSLTISLLSSWSGAAITFALSLSAAVLSAAVVSGALRLEDKRSFASFRRTLALVLAGGVLWLILILVGATYAWAVRSSDPLTNIYLYGAFVCTGLEYLIIYGVFTRKSALSLALAAIHPASTLFILRYTELSAHLDTIALISGALSLGVIFAFPLLLKRSKTSLGYGALHLFQAFMKTWTAGDASDLEEIIAAHSEVVEVETEVFRFRTSTGDTFLVFPGVHPGPFHPVGSYDLPGVISREFRDLGRTMTLHRPGGHERNLATRADTQKYASELKELAKSIPSASDSLLRGPIHSRVGKATVSASSFSDDMLLTISFAPFGSDDLDTRVETDLSRQALEAGFDASVVDAHNSIARDLETPETTDPGWKELFREMKRATPEAFDVAYAHSSEVGFSAHSDITENGIALFMLRSRGSKFALILADANNAVPTLRAQVATALESAGYTLVELCTSDSHNLAARGLTVERGYEALGEATPVASIAELGVKLAKLADSRLAPAEYGSVKKTSRVNVFGSKALEEFAAITQSSSRFSSRYFRFAVAAIAALLVLSMIA, via the coding sequence TTGTCCTCAACGCCTTCTTCGCGTGACTCGAGCCGAAACGCGGCCACCGAAGCCCTAGCAAGCAGATACAGGCACCTCTTTGTCCTCCCTTCGGCCCCACGCCTTCTTGTGTACGTCGGAGCAGTCTCGCTAACCATCTCGCTCCTCTCCAGTTGGTCAGGCGCCGCCATAACCTTCGCTTTGTCGCTTTCCGCTGCCGTACTCTCCGCTGCCGTCGTCTCGGGCGCCCTTCGCCTTGAAGACAAGCGGAGCTTCGCGAGCTTCCGCCGGACGCTGGCCCTGGTCCTCGCCGGCGGAGTCCTCTGGCTTATCCTCATCCTAGTAGGCGCAACCTACGCCTGGGCAGTCCGGTCCTCGGACCCACTCACCAACATCTATCTGTATGGCGCTTTCGTCTGCACCGGGCTGGAATATCTCATCATCTATGGGGTCTTCACTAGGAAAAGCGCCCTCTCCCTCGCCCTGGCGGCCATCCATCCGGCTTCCACCCTCTTCATCCTCAGGTATACCGAGCTCTCCGCCCACTTGGACACAATTGCACTAATCTCAGGGGCGCTTTCTCTAGGAGTCATCTTCGCTTTTCCTCTTCTTCTGAAGAGATCAAAGACAAGCCTCGGTTACGGTGCCCTTCACCTCTTCCAGGCGTTCATGAAGACCTGGACCGCCGGAGACGCCAGCGACTTGGAGGAGATTATCGCCGCCCACTCGGAGGTGGTGGAGGTGGAAACGGAGGTCTTCCGGTTCAGGACCAGCACGGGGGACACGTTCCTCGTGTTTCCCGGTGTCCACCCCGGTCCCTTCCATCCCGTCGGCAGCTACGACCTCCCGGGGGTCATCTCCAGGGAGTTCCGCGACCTTGGGAGAACCATGACGCTGCACCGCCCCGGAGGGCACGAGCGGAATCTTGCTACTAGGGCAGACACACAGAAGTACGCCTCTGAACTCAAGGAGCTAGCGAAGTCCATCCCGTCGGCCAGCGACTCGCTCCTGCGTGGACCCATCCACTCCCGGGTCGGCAAGGCCACCGTCAGTGCTTCATCCTTCTCCGACGACATGCTCCTAACCATCTCCTTCGCCCCCTTCGGTTCCGACGACCTTGATACCAGAGTCGAGACAGACCTTTCTCGCCAGGCATTGGAAGCGGGATTCGACGCATCTGTGGTGGACGCCCACAATTCGATTGCCCGCGACCTGGAGACTCCCGAGACCACGGACCCCGGTTGGAAAGAGCTCTTCAGGGAAATGAAGAGGGCCACCCCCGAGGCCTTCGACGTTGCATATGCCCATTCGAGCGAGGTGGGGTTCTCGGCGCACAGTGACATCACAGAGAATGGCATTGCCCTCTTCATGCTGCGGTCAAGAGGTTCAAAGTTCGCGTTGATACTCGCTGACGCCAACAACGCAGTCCCAACACTCAGGGCTCAGGTGGCCACAGCCCTCGAGTCTGCCGGATACACACTCGTCGAACTCTGTACCTCTGACAGCCACAACCTCGCAGCAAGAGGACTGACTGTGGAGAGGGGATACGAGGCCCTAGGCGAGGCAACACCCGTCGCTTCCATCGCAGAGCTCGGAGTGAAGCTCGCGAAGCTCGCCGACTCAAGACTCGCTCCAGCCGAGTACGGCTCCGTAAAGAAGACCAGCAGGGTCAACGTGTTCGGGTCGAAGGCACTGGAGGAGTTCGCAGCCATAACGCAGTCGAGTTCGAGGTTTTCCAGCAGGTACTTCCGGTTTGCGGTGGCCGCAATTGCGGCCCTGTTGGTCCTATCGATGATCGCATGA
- a CDS encoding UPF0147 family protein — MKKQQENEAKLSKAVVSLQQISDSSITPRNIRKIVKDSILMLQDAKQSVAVRAANAISLLDEVAQDPNMPSFARVTLWSAVSELESIRES, encoded by the coding sequence ATGAAAAAGCAGCAAGAGAACGAGGCAAAACTCTCGAAGGCAGTGGTGAGCCTTCAGCAGATTTCAGACTCCAGCATCACCCCGCGCAACATCAGGAAGATTGTCAAGGACTCCATATTGATGCTGCAGGACGCCAAACAGAGCGTAGCGGTAAGGGCAGCGAACGCCATCAGCCTCCTCGACGAGGTAGCGCAGGACCCAAACATGCCTTCTTTCGCCAGGGTGACCCTCTGGTCCGCAGTCTCCGAACTCGAATCAATCAGAGAGTCATAG
- a CDS encoding iron-sulfur cluster assembly accessory protein, giving the protein MVLSQGTEIKPIVQLTAKASEELKLYLQRQGRPGAALRIFVTAGGCSGLSYGMVVDEKLSDDDYVIDVGGAKVAVDRSSAPFIAGSTVDYRSEKLMGGGFVVDNPNAVSTCGCGESFKTV; this is encoded by the coding sequence ATTGTCTTGAGCCAGGGCACGGAGATCAAGCCGATTGTGCAGCTAACCGCGAAAGCCAGTGAAGAGTTGAAGCTCTATCTCCAGAGGCAAGGGAGGCCGGGCGCGGCGCTGAGGATATTCGTGACCGCGGGCGGGTGCTCGGGGCTCTCCTATGGGATGGTTGTGGACGAGAAGCTCTCCGACGACGATTATGTAATTGATGTAGGCGGCGCCAAGGTCGCAGTAGATAGGTCCAGCGCTCCTTTTATCGCCGGGTCGACCGTAGACTACAGGTCGGAGAAGCTGATGGGAGGAGGCTTCGTGGTCGACAACCCCAACGCTGTCTCGACCTGTGGATGCGGCGAGTCGTTCAAGACCGTGTAG
- a CDS encoding redoxin domain-containing protein — MALRLGQKAPEFSLPDADRNNRSLGEFKKEGVVIVAFFPFAFSGVCDREMCTFRDGLGRLQAAGARLVGVSVDSSYSLKAFAQTYNLQFPLLSDFNRRVVRLYGVLQDPWVGLGYKGVSKRAVFIIDKRGMLKYRWVTDTPSDEPPYAEVMKVAQKLAA, encoded by the coding sequence GTGGCGCTCAGGCTGGGCCAGAAGGCACCGGAGTTTTCCCTCCCGGACGCAGACAGGAACAATAGGTCCCTGGGTGAGTTCAAGAAGGAAGGCGTTGTGATTGTTGCCTTCTTCCCCTTCGCCTTCTCAGGCGTATGCGATAGGGAGATGTGCACATTCAGAGATGGATTAGGCCGACTGCAGGCGGCCGGCGCGCGGTTGGTAGGCGTGAGCGTGGACAGCTCCTACTCCCTGAAGGCATTCGCCCAGACCTACAACCTGCAGTTTCCCCTACTAAGCGATTTCAATAGGAGGGTCGTCAGGCTCTATGGAGTCCTACAGGACCCCTGGGTGGGCCTCGGCTACAAGGGGGTGTCCAAGCGCGCTGTGTTCATCATAGACAAGAGGGGGATGCTGAAATACAGATGGGTGACGGACACCCCCTCGGATGAACCTCCGTACGCTGAAGTGATGAAAGTGGCTCAGAAACTGGCCGCGTGA